From one Labeo rohita strain BAU-BD-2019 chromosome 8, IGBB_LRoh.1.0, whole genome shotgun sequence genomic stretch:
- the LOC127170070 gene encoding small serum protein 2-like → MTAFHQTSICTKPAKMKLLALVLVFCAFVSLSDSACSLTLIKAGEKHCVDRTDHSKHLMGSTWTNSRCDRCTCSPGSMECCNTLGRVTSMSNGCIVKYDYRACTFKVFNPEDSSVKCDYAAVGK, encoded by the exons atGACTGCATTTCATCAGACCAGCATCTGTACTAAACCTGCAAAAATG AaacttttagctctggttttgGTATTTTGTGCCTTCGTCTCTTTAAGCGATTCTGCCTGCTCCCTTACACTTATAAAAGCag GAGAAAAACACTGTGTTGATCGCACGGATCACTCCAAGCATCTAATGGGAAGTACTTGGACAAACAGCAGATGTGACAGATGTACCTGCTCTCCTGGCTCAATGGAGTGCTGTAACAC GTTGGGCCGAGTGACTTCCATGTCTAATGGCTGCATTGTGAAGTATGATTACAGAGCATGCACATTTAAAGTGTTTAATCCAGAAGACTCCAGCGTTAAGTGTGATTATGCTGCTGTTGGAAAATAA